A genomic segment from Bacillus cereus G9842 encodes:
- a CDS encoding ABC transporter ATP-binding protein, protein MISVQDVTKQFLNGKGLFHITFDVKEGEVFGYLGPNGAGKSTTIRNLMGFIKPTAGKATIFGLDCWNEAAKIQREVGYLPGEISFIEGMNGLEFLKLMQGMRGLKDTKRRDELIDRLQFDVKTPIRKMSKGMKQKVGIVAAFMHDPEVLILDEPTSGLDPLMQQVFIELILEEKQRGKTILMSSHIFTEIERTCDRVAIIKDGRLVTVENIHDLQSMRRQVIDVTVSSQEEIESLTKCNLQFEVVKGREASIIVQGNYQTVLQTISNYNVTALQTRAMDLEHLFMHYYDKKEGVTHE, encoded by the coding sequence ATGATTTCAGTTCAGGATGTCACAAAACAGTTTTTGAATGGAAAAGGTTTGTTTCATATTACATTTGATGTAAAAGAGGGAGAAGTATTCGGTTATTTAGGACCGAATGGTGCCGGGAAATCAACGACGATTCGTAATTTAATGGGATTTATAAAACCGACAGCTGGTAAAGCGACAATTTTTGGATTAGATTGTTGGAATGAAGCAGCGAAAATTCAAAGGGAAGTTGGTTATCTACCGGGTGAAATTTCTTTTATTGAAGGAATGAACGGATTAGAGTTTTTAAAATTAATGCAAGGAATGCGTGGATTAAAGGATACGAAAAGACGAGATGAACTGATAGATCGTCTGCAATTTGATGTGAAAACACCGATTCGCAAAATGTCTAAAGGAATGAAGCAAAAAGTGGGGATAGTTGCTGCATTTATGCACGATCCAGAGGTGTTAATTTTAGATGAACCAACATCTGGACTTGATCCACTTATGCAGCAAGTATTTATAGAATTAATATTAGAGGAAAAGCAAAGAGGAAAAACAATCCTAATGTCATCACATATTTTCACTGAAATTGAGCGTACGTGTGATCGAGTAGCGATTATTAAAGATGGTCGACTCGTAACGGTTGAAAATATTCACGATTTACAAAGTATGAGACGACAGGTAATAGATGTAACCGTATCATCGCAAGAAGAGATTGAATCTCTTACAAAGTGTAATTTGCAATTTGAAGTGGTAAAAGGTAGAGAGGCATCTATCATTGTACAAGGAAACTATCAAACTGTTTTACAAACAATTTCAAACTATAATGTAACGGCACTTCAAACGAGAGCGATGGATTTAGAACATTTATTTATGCATTATTACGATAAGAAAGAAGGGGTAACGCATGAATAA
- a CDS encoding TetR/AcrR family transcriptional regulator → MIALNGFERVKEKKKRAIKEAAFVLFSERGFNEVKIEHIAKEANVSQVTIYNHFGSKDALFRELIQEFIISEFQYYKELAEEKLPFHDMMQKMIVRKMNTGGLFQPDMLLQMMQRDEELRKFIYSYQNEKILPWYLEILERAQRKNEINPHLTKEMMLLYIQMFTKLGDEFGAQLLEGDREKHIQDIVTMFFYGLSVPEK, encoded by the coding sequence GTGATTGCATTGAACGGATTTGAAAGAGTAAAAGAAAAGAAAAAACGTGCCATTAAAGAAGCAGCATTCGTATTATTTTCAGAACGTGGATTTAATGAAGTGAAAATAGAACATATCGCAAAAGAAGCGAACGTTTCTCAAGTTACAATTTATAATCATTTCGGAAGTAAAGATGCGTTATTTAGGGAGCTTATACAAGAATTTATCATATCTGAATTTCAATATTATAAAGAGCTTGCAGAAGAAAAATTACCTTTTCATGATATGATGCAAAAAATGATTGTAAGAAAAATGAATACTGGCGGGTTATTTCAACCTGATATGTTACTACAAATGATGCAAAGGGACGAAGAACTCCGGAAGTTTATTTATAGTTATCAAAATGAAAAAATCCTGCCCTGGTATTTAGAAATATTAGAACGAGCGCAGCGCAAAAACGAAATTAATCCTCACCTTACTAAAGAAATGATGTTACTTTACATTCAAATGTTTACAAAATTAGGTGATGAATTTGGAGCACAACTTCTTGAAGGAGATCGTGAAAAACATATACAAGATATCGTTACGATGTTCTTTTATGGACTCTCCGTCCCAGAAAAATAA
- a CDS encoding helix-turn-helix transcriptional regulator → MTPFWEGNMKKTERINDMLIFLNNKRYFNLKDLMVRYDISKSTALRDIQSLEEIGVPIYSELGRNGSYKIIENSVLSPIYFSVDEMYGLYFSILTLNGYKTKPFNIESIALENKFKHVLPDNVSKNISIMERTLSFEVTNHSNFSPFLKEILQGIFAERVYHLTYLKKGEEKALVAQFIRIESKFGQWYAKIFNFETNNVQIIRCDKILSIVETSNINPKNLEELLSYLTTFHRKPDAINFSVIVNQKGKDIFDKENYPSMRMQKENENYIITGYFNKQEFDFISNYFLNFGETIISIQPVMLKELIYNKVLSIKKHLTSLR, encoded by the coding sequence ATGACACCTTTTTGGGAGGGAAATATGAAAAAAACGGAACGAATAAATGATATGCTTATTTTCTTAAATAATAAAAGATATTTTAATTTAAAAGATTTAATGGTTAGATATGATATTTCTAAAAGTACCGCTTTGCGAGATATTCAATCATTGGAAGAAATAGGTGTACCCATATATTCTGAATTGGGTAGAAATGGAAGTTATAAAATTATAGAAAATAGTGTTTTATCACCAATTTATTTTAGTGTGGATGAAATGTATGGCTTATATTTTTCAATTCTTACGCTAAATGGATACAAGACAAAACCATTTAATATAGAAAGTATTGCGCTTGAAAATAAATTTAAACATGTATTACCTGATAATGTGAGTAAAAATATTTCAATTATGGAACGAACGCTTTCCTTTGAAGTAACAAATCATAGTAATTTTAGTCCGTTCTTAAAAGAAATTTTACAGGGGATTTTTGCTGAGCGAGTTTATCATTTAACATATTTAAAAAAAGGTGAGGAGAAAGCATTGGTTGCCCAATTTATTCGAATAGAATCTAAATTTGGCCAGTGGTATGCTAAAATCTTTAATTTTGAGACGAATAATGTTCAAATAATTAGATGTGATAAAATTCTTTCTATTGTGGAAACGAGCAATATTAATCCAAAAAATCTTGAAGAATTATTAAGTTATCTTACTACTTTTCACAGAAAGCCTGATGCAATTAATTTTAGCGTCATTGTTAATCAAAAAGGAAAAGACATTTTTGATAAAGAGAATTACCCTTCCATGAGGATGCAAAAGGAAAATGAAAATTACATTATAACAGGCTATTTTAACAAGCAAGAATTTGATTTTATTTCAAATTATTTTCTGAATTTCGGTGAAACGATTATTTCAATTCAGCCTGTTATGCTAAAAGAGTTAATCTATAATAAGGTGTTATCTATAAAGAAGCATTTAACTTCTTTAAGATAA
- a CDS encoding VOC family protein, whose product MTLEIAIFLSMNGQAKEAINFYTRHLEAKKLMVVTYEELAKRDSSFKIKSENKDHIAHSVLQIGNTKLMIAEDTMKPNERYNVGNNMSLCIQSANLEEIQRFYNNLISDKHVKIISPLEKNIFSEAYGIIEDPYGIQIQLMYDKRLN is encoded by the coding sequence ATGACATTAGAAATAGCTATTTTTCTTTCAATGAATGGGCAAGCAAAGGAGGCGATTAACTTTTATACACGTCATTTAGAAGCCAAAAAGTTAATGGTTGTTACGTATGAAGAACTGGCGAAAAGAGATAGTTCTTTTAAAATTAAAAGTGAAAATAAAGATCATATTGCTCACTCTGTTTTACAAATTGGGAATACAAAGCTAATGATAGCAGAAGATACAATGAAGCCTAATGAACGTTATAACGTTGGAAATAACATGTCACTTTGCATTCAAAGCGCTAATTTAGAAGAAATACAAAGGTTTTATAATAATTTAATTTCCGATAAGCATGTGAAAATAATCTCTCCCCTAGAAAAAAATATATTTAGTGAAGCATATGGTATTATTGAAGATCCTTATGGCATACAAATCCAATTAATGTATGATAAACGACTAAACTAA
- a CDS encoding oxidoreductase: MKKIGVGIVGFGFSSTTFHIPLLQTIEEYDIRAVLSSKEEVVKETLPNANVVSTIDELVKRADVDLVVITSPNTTHFPYVKEAILNGKHVVVEKPFVVSIEEGEELISLAEQHNVMLSVYHNRRFDNDFLTIKKLLGENRVGNVYAYESNFDRFRPHVRDRWREKNLPGSGILYDLGSHLIDQALSIFGKPDAISADVIKQRPGAEVDDYFHIVLHYGAKRVILRSSSYVKKAGPHFIVHGEKGSIVKYGMDSQEEQLKNGMKPGDNGYGVDDEENFATLETEESLERIPTEVGCYDNYYKGVRDSILNGEKLPVTAKEGLDVIKLIQLAIESSEKGRVISIK; this comes from the coding sequence ATGAAAAAAATAGGTGTAGGGATTGTAGGATTTGGTTTTTCTAGTACGACATTTCATATCCCACTATTACAAACAATAGAAGAATATGATATTCGTGCTGTATTATCCTCAAAAGAAGAGGTAGTAAAAGAAACATTACCAAACGCTAATGTTGTTAGTACAATTGATGAATTGGTGAAGCGAGCTGATGTTGACTTAGTTGTTATTACATCACCTAATACAACTCATTTTCCATATGTAAAAGAAGCAATTTTAAACGGTAAGCATGTTGTTGTAGAAAAACCATTTGTTGTTTCAATTGAAGAAGGGGAAGAGCTTATTTCATTAGCAGAGCAGCATAATGTAATGTTAAGCGTATATCATAATCGTCGTTTTGATAATGATTTCTTAACAATTAAGAAATTGTTAGGAGAAAACAGAGTAGGGAATGTATACGCATATGAATCAAATTTTGATCGTTTCCGTCCACATGTGCGTGATCGATGGAGAGAAAAAAATCTACCAGGTTCCGGTATATTATACGATTTAGGATCGCATTTAATTGACCAAGCGTTATCAATATTTGGAAAACCAGATGCGATAAGTGCAGATGTAATAAAACAACGACCAGGTGCAGAGGTGGATGATTATTTCCACATAGTACTGCATTACGGAGCTAAACGTGTCATTTTACGTAGTAGCAGTTATGTGAAAAAAGCTGGACCGCATTTTATAGTGCATGGAGAGAAAGGTTCTATCGTGAAGTACGGTATGGATTCGCAGGAAGAGCAATTAAAAAATGGAATGAAGCCAGGTGATAATGGTTATGGAGTAGACGATGAAGAGAATTTTGCTACTTTAGAAACAGAAGAAAGCTTAGAGCGCATTCCAACAGAAGTCGGTTGTTATGATAATTATTATAAAGGTGTACGAGATAGTATATTAAATGGTGAGAAACTACCTGTAACAGCAAAAGAAGGCTTAGATGTTATTAAACTGATTCAATTAGCGATTGAAAGCAGTGAAAAGGGTAGAGTCATTTCTATAAAATAA
- the parC gene encoding DNA topoisomerase IV subunit A codes for MQAEKFHDLPLEDVLGDRFARYSKYIIQDRALPDARDGLKPVQRRILYSMYVEGNVHDKAFRKSAKTVGNVIGNYHPHGDSSVYEAMVRLSQTWKVRNVLVEMHGNNGSVDGDPAAAMRYTEARLSPIASELLRDLDKETVEFVSNFDDTSEEPVVLPAAFPNLLVNGSTGISAGYATEIPPHHLGEVIDATMMRIDKPNSTVDDLLTVMKGPDFPTGGIIQGIDGIKKAYETGKGKIIIRGKAEIETVRGGKQQIVITEIPYEVNKANLVKKMDELRLDKKLDGIAEVRDETDRTGLRIVVELKKEVNAEGILNYLYKNTDLQIPYNFNMVAINNRRPTLMTLPKILDAYIGHQKEVITRRSQYELRKAENRQHIVEGLKKALSILDQVIETIRASKDKRNAKDNLSAKFGFTEAQAEAIVSLQLYRLTNTDITALQEEADELNKKILELQSILQSEKRLLQVIKTDLKRVKKTYSDDRRAIIEEQIEEIKIDVEVMIPQEDVIVTVTKEGYVKRTGWRSHNASNGKDFGMKEGDILLERFDTNTTETVLLFTSKGNYIYLPVYEMPDIRWKDLGQHVANIVSLDRDETIIWVTVVPNFEEEKRFIVFVTRNGMIKKTELNQYKVQRYSRAFVAVNLKKGDEVVDIFATDGTSDIVLATHGAYALIFHEDEVSPVGVRAAGVKAINLKEDDYVASGKPLNGDKDQLILVTQRGAVKRLKASEIEKSTRAKRGLVIFKELKRNPYRIVGIEIVRDDELVYMKTEKNIVEEIDPKAYRNKDRYSNGSLVLDVNDTGEVVETWTKKRSE; via the coding sequence ATGCAAGCAGAGAAGTTTCATGACCTCCCGCTTGAAGACGTGTTAGGTGACCGCTTTGCACGTTATAGTAAATATATTATTCAAGATCGTGCACTTCCAGATGCACGTGATGGCTTAAAGCCAGTACAAAGACGTATTTTATATTCTATGTATGTAGAAGGTAATGTACATGATAAAGCGTTTCGTAAATCAGCTAAAACAGTAGGTAATGTTATTGGTAATTATCATCCACATGGAGATTCCTCTGTATATGAAGCAATGGTTCGCTTAAGCCAAACTTGGAAAGTACGTAATGTTTTAGTTGAAATGCATGGTAATAACGGTAGTGTTGATGGGGACCCAGCGGCAGCGATGCGTTATACGGAAGCTCGTTTATCACCAATCGCATCTGAATTATTACGTGATCTTGATAAAGAAACAGTTGAATTCGTGTCAAACTTTGATGATACGAGTGAAGAACCGGTTGTATTACCAGCAGCGTTCCCGAATTTATTAGTAAACGGATCTACAGGAATTTCCGCTGGTTATGCAACAGAAATTCCTCCGCATCATCTTGGAGAAGTTATTGACGCTACAATGATGCGTATTGATAAGCCAAATAGTACTGTTGATGATTTATTAACAGTTATGAAAGGACCAGATTTCCCAACAGGCGGTATTATTCAAGGGATTGATGGTATTAAAAAGGCGTATGAAACAGGAAAAGGTAAAATTATTATTCGCGGAAAAGCAGAAATTGAAACAGTGCGCGGTGGGAAACAACAAATTGTAATCACTGAAATTCCTTACGAAGTGAATAAGGCAAACCTTGTAAAGAAAATGGATGAATTACGTCTAGATAAAAAGTTAGATGGCATTGCTGAAGTACGTGATGAGACGGATCGTACTGGTTTACGAATCGTTGTTGAATTAAAGAAAGAAGTAAACGCCGAAGGTATTTTAAATTATTTATATAAAAATACAGATTTACAAATTCCATATAACTTTAATATGGTAGCGATCAATAATCGCCGTCCAACACTTATGACATTACCGAAAATTTTGGATGCTTATATTGGACATCAAAAAGAGGTTATTACGAGACGTTCACAATATGAATTAAGAAAAGCAGAAAATCGTCAACATATTGTAGAAGGTTTAAAGAAGGCATTATCGATTTTAGACCAAGTAATCGAGACAATTCGAGCTTCAAAAGATAAACGTAATGCGAAAGATAATTTAAGTGCAAAATTTGGCTTTACAGAAGCACAAGCAGAAGCAATTGTATCCTTGCAATTATATCGCTTAACGAATACAGACATTACGGCGTTACAAGAAGAAGCAGATGAGCTTAATAAGAAAATTCTAGAGCTACAGTCAATTTTACAAAGTGAAAAAAGATTACTTCAAGTCATTAAAACTGATTTGAAGAGAGTTAAGAAAACATATAGTGATGATCGCCGTGCTATTATTGAAGAACAAATTGAAGAAATTAAAATAGACGTAGAAGTGATGATTCCACAAGAAGATGTCATCGTTACTGTAACGAAAGAAGGATATGTGAAACGTACTGGATGGCGCTCACATAATGCATCAAACGGCAAAGACTTCGGTATGAAAGAGGGTGACATCTTACTTGAACGATTCGATACGAATACGACTGAAACAGTTCTTTTATTCACAAGTAAAGGGAACTATATATATCTTCCAGTATACGAAATGCCAGATATTCGTTGGAAAGATTTAGGTCAGCACGTTGCAAATATCGTTTCACTCGACCGAGATGAAACGATCATTTGGGTAACGGTTGTACCGAACTTTGAGGAAGAAAAACGATTTATCGTATTTGTAACACGAAATGGTATGATAAAGAAAACAGAATTAAATCAATATAAAGTTCAGCGTTATTCAAGGGCATTCGTTGCTGTAAACTTGAAAAAAGGTGATGAAGTTGTCGATATATTTGCGACAGATGGAACGAGTGATATCGTTCTTGCTACACATGGTGCATATGCACTTATTTTCCATGAAGATGAAGTAAGTCCAGTCGGTGTAAGAGCTGCTGGTGTGAAAGCAATTAATTTAAAAGAAGATGACTATGTCGCTTCTGGTAAACCGTTAAATGGTGACAAAGATCAACTTATTCTCGTAACGCAGCGCGGTGCTGTAAAACGTCTAAAAGCATCAGAAATTGAGAAATCAACGAGGGCGAAACGAGGTCTTGTTATTTTCAAAGAGTTAAAACGTAATCCATACCGCATTGTCGGTATTGAAATTGTTCGGGACGATGAATTAGTTTATATGAAGACAGAAAAAAATATTGTAGAAGAGATTGATCCGAAAGCGTATCGAAATAAAGACCGGTATAGTAATGGTAGCCTAGTGCTAGATGTTAATGATACTGGTGAAGTAGTAGAAACGTGGACGAAAAAACGATCGGAGTAA
- the parE gene encoding DNA topoisomerase IV subunit B: MAKHQFQYNEDAIQVLEGLEAVRKRPGMYIGSTDSRGLHHLVYEIVDNSVDEALAGFGDEISVVIHKDNSISVIDKGRGMPTGMHKLGKPTPEVILTVLHAGGKFGQGGYKTSGGLHGVGASVVNALSEWLVVTIKRDGNIYEQRFENGGVPATTLEKIGKTKESGTTMHFKPDTTIFSTTNYNYETLCERLRESAFLLKGMKISIKDERNDLEDIFHYETGIEAFVSYLNEEKDSIHPVVYFTGEQNGIEAELAFQFNDGYSENILSFVNNVRTKDGGTHEAGFKTAMTRVFNEYARKVSLLKEKDKNLEGTDIREGVAAIVSVRVPEEVLQFEGQTKGKLGTSEARSSIDAIVSEHLAYFLEENPDVATLLVRKAVKAAQAREAARKAREEARSGKKKKKSEGTLSGKLTPAQSRNPQKNELYLVEGDSAGGSAKQGRDRRFQAVLPLRGKVINTEKAKLADIFKNEEINTIIYAIGGGVGNEFAVEDINYDKVVIMTDADTDGAHIQVLLLTFFYRYMKPLIEAGKVFIALPPLYKVSKGKGKSEVIEYAWSDEELDGVTKKVGKGYMLQRYKGLGEMNADQLWETTMNPETRTLIRVKIDDAARAERRVTTLMGDKVEPRRKWIERNVQFGMQEEGNILENEMIMETEVE, from the coding sequence TTGGCGAAGCATCAGTTCCAATATAATGAAGATGCGATTCAAGTGTTAGAAGGACTTGAAGCCGTTCGAAAACGCCCGGGTATGTATATCGGGAGTACGGATAGCCGTGGATTGCATCATTTAGTATATGAAATAGTAGATAACTCCGTTGACGAGGCGTTAGCGGGATTTGGCGACGAAATTTCTGTCGTAATACATAAAGATAATAGTATTAGCGTTATAGATAAAGGGCGAGGAATGCCTACGGGAATGCATAAACTTGGGAAACCTACACCTGAAGTTATTTTAACTGTACTTCATGCAGGTGGTAAGTTTGGTCAAGGTGGCTATAAAACGAGTGGTGGTTTACACGGTGTTGGGGCATCAGTTGTAAACGCCTTGTCAGAATGGTTAGTAGTAACAATTAAACGTGATGGTAACATTTATGAACAACGCTTTGAAAATGGTGGCGTTCCTGCAACAACGTTAGAGAAAATCGGGAAAACAAAAGAGTCTGGTACAACAATGCATTTCAAACCAGATACAACGATTTTTAGTACGACAAATTACAATTATGAAACATTATGTGAGAGATTACGTGAATCTGCATTCTTATTAAAAGGAATGAAAATCTCAATAAAAGACGAACGTAATGATTTAGAAGATATATTTCATTATGAAACAGGAATTGAAGCTTTCGTTTCATATTTAAACGAAGAAAAAGATTCAATTCACCCGGTTGTATATTTCACTGGTGAACAAAACGGGATTGAAGCAGAACTAGCATTCCAGTTTAATGATGGTTACTCAGAAAATATTCTTTCGTTTGTAAATAACGTACGTACAAAAGATGGTGGAACACACGAAGCTGGATTTAAAACAGCAATGACGCGTGTGTTCAATGAGTATGCTCGTAAAGTTTCATTATTAAAAGAAAAAGATAAAAATTTAGAAGGTACAGATATTCGTGAAGGTGTAGCGGCTATCGTTTCTGTACGTGTACCAGAAGAAGTACTGCAGTTTGAAGGACAAACGAAAGGGAAACTTGGTACAAGTGAAGCTCGTTCTTCTATTGATGCCATTGTATCAGAGCATCTAGCTTACTTTTTAGAGGAAAACCCGGATGTAGCTACACTTCTTGTGAGAAAGGCAGTTAAAGCAGCGCAAGCACGTGAGGCTGCTCGTAAAGCGAGAGAAGAAGCACGTAGTGGTAAGAAAAAGAAAAAATCAGAAGGTACTTTAAGCGGGAAGTTAACACCTGCACAATCACGTAACCCTCAGAAAAACGAATTGTATTTAGTAGAGGGTGACTCGGCTGGCGGTTCAGCAAAGCAAGGGCGAGATCGTCGTTTTCAGGCGGTACTACCATTGCGTGGTAAAGTAATTAATACGGAGAAAGCAAAGCTTGCTGATATTTTTAAGAATGAAGAGATTAATACAATTATTTATGCAATTGGCGGCGGTGTAGGAAATGAATTCGCTGTTGAAGATATTAACTACGATAAAGTTGTTATTATGACCGATGCAGATACGGATGGAGCTCATATTCAAGTATTGTTATTAACGTTCTTCTACAGATATATGAAGCCACTTATCGAAGCCGGTAAAGTGTTTATCGCACTTCCTCCTTTATACAAGGTAAGTAAAGGGAAAGGTAAGAGTGAGGTAATTGAATACGCTTGGTCAGATGAGGAATTAGACGGTGTAACGAAAAAAGTTGGCAAAGGCTATATGTTACAACGTTATAAAGGACTTGGTGAAATGAATGCGGATCAATTATGGGAAACAACAATGAATCCTGAAACGCGTACATTAATTCGCGTGAAAATTGATGATGCAGCAAGAGCAGAGCGTCGCGTTACAACATTAATGGGCGATAAAGTAGAACCGCGCCGTAAATGGATTGAACGTAATGTACAGTTTGGTATGCAAGAAGAAGGAAATATTTTAGAAAATGAAATGATTATGGAGACGGAGGTGGAATAA
- a CDS encoding CoA-binding protein codes for MTIENPTRTEIGEVLKKSKTIAVVGLSDKPERTSYMVSKAMQDAGYRIIPVNPTVNEVLGEKAVSSLKDIKEHVDIVNVFRRSEFLMDVAKEFVEIDADVFWAQLGVQDEDTYKLLKEKDYTVIMDRCIKVEHAMTK; via the coding sequence ATGACAATTGAAAACCCAACTCGTACGGAAATTGGTGAAGTGTTAAAGAAAAGCAAAACAATTGCGGTTGTTGGATTATCAGATAAGCCAGAACGTACATCGTATATGGTTTCAAAAGCAATGCAAGATGCTGGATACCGCATTATTCCAGTTAATCCAACAGTAAATGAGGTGCTTGGAGAAAAGGCAGTTTCTTCACTAAAGGATATTAAGGAACACGTTGACATTGTAAATGTATTTCGTCGCTCAGAGTTTTTAATGGATGTTGCAAAAGAATTTGTCGAGATTGATGCAGATGTTTTTTGGGCACAATTAGGAGTACAAGATGAAGATACATATAAACTTTTAAAAGAAAAAGACTATACTGTAATAATGGATCGTTGTATTAAAGTAGAACATGCGATGACAAAATAG
- a CDS encoding S1C family serine protease: MGYYDGPNLNEEHSETREVRKSGSKKGYFFTGLVGAVVGAVSISFAAPYMPWAQNNGAPVSSFSSDSKVEGTVVPVVNKAKNETDLPGMIEGAKDVVVGVINMQQSVDPFAMQPTGQEQQAGSGSGVIYKKAGNKAYIVTNNHVVDGANKLAVKLSDGKKVDAKLVGKDPWLDLAVVEIDGANVNKVATLGDSSKLRAGEKAIAIGNPLGFDGSVTEGIISSKEREIPVDIDGDKRPDWQAQVIQTDAAINPGNSGGALFNQNGEIIGINSSKIAQQEVEGIGFAIPINIAKPVIESLEKDGVVKRPALGVGVVSLEDVQAYAVNQLKVPKEVTNGVVLGKIYPISPAEKAGLEQYDIVVALDDQKVENSLQFRKYLYEKKKVGEKVEVTFYRNGQKMTKTATLADNSATKNQ, translated from the coding sequence ATGGGATATTACGACGGACCAAATTTAAATGAAGAGCATAGTGAAACGAGAGAAGTGAGAAAATCAGGTAGTAAAAAAGGCTATTTCTTCACAGGTTTAGTGGGAGCTGTAGTCGGAGCGGTTTCGATTAGTTTTGCAGCACCATATATGCCATGGGCTCAAAATAATGGAGCACCAGTATCATCATTTAGTTCGGATTCAAAAGTAGAAGGTACTGTAGTTCCTGTTGTAAATAAAGCGAAAAATGAAACTGATTTACCTGGTATGATTGAAGGAGCGAAAGATGTTGTTGTAGGCGTTATTAATATGCAACAAAGCGTTGATCCATTTGCAATGCAACCGACAGGTCAAGAACAACAAGCTGGTTCAGGATCAGGTGTTATTTATAAAAAAGCAGGAAATAAAGCATATATTGTAACAAACAACCACGTAGTAGATGGAGCGAATAAACTTGCTGTAAAGCTAAGTGATGGTAAAAAGGTAGATGCAAAGTTAGTAGGGAAAGATCCTTGGTTAGACTTAGCTGTTGTTGAAATTGATGGGGCTAATGTAAATAAAGTTGCAACTTTAGGTGACTCAAGTAAACTTCGTGCGGGTGAAAAAGCGATTGCAATCGGTAACCCACTTGGATTTGACGGAAGTGTAACGGAAGGTATAATCAGTAGTAAAGAACGCGAAATCCCAGTTGATATTGATGGGGATAAACGCCCAGATTGGCAAGCACAAGTTATTCAAACAGATGCAGCGATTAATCCTGGTAACAGTGGTGGTGCATTATTTAACCAAAACGGTGAAATAATTGGGATTAATTCAAGTAAAATTGCACAACAAGAAGTTGAAGGAATTGGATTTGCTATTCCAATTAATATCGCAAAGCCAGTTATTGAATCACTTGAAAAAGACGGAGTAGTAAAACGTCCAGCTCTTGGAGTAGGTGTCGTTTCGTTAGAAGATGTGCAAGCTTATGCAGTCAATCAATTGAAAGTACCGAAAGAAGTAACTAATGGTGTTGTATTAGGTAAAATTTACCCAATATCACCGGCAGAAAAAGCTGGTTTAGAGCAATATGATATTGTCGTAGCATTAGATGATCAAAAAGTAGAAAATTCACTTCAATTCCGTAAATATTTATATGAAAAGAAAAAAGTAGGCGAGAAAGTAGAAGTCACATTCTACCGTAACGGTCAAAAAATGACGAAAACAGCTACTTTAGCAGATAATTCAGCTACAAAGAATCAATAA
- a CDS encoding response regulator transcription factor, with amino-acid sequence MNKTVLLVEDERRLREIVSDYFRNEGFEVIEAEDGKKALELFAEHEIDLIMLDIMLPEIDGWSVCRRIRKESAVPIIMLTARSDEDDTLLGFELGADEYVTKPFSPKVLVARAKTLLKRADGAVGVAEENAMSLAGIEVNRLSRTVLVDGEEIILTHKEFELLVYLMENKGIVLSRQHLLDQLWGYDYYGDDRTVDTHIKKLRNKLGDKAKHIGTVIRVGYKFEE; translated from the coding sequence ATGAATAAAACAGTATTGCTTGTTGAAGACGAAAGAAGATTACGTGAAATTGTTAGTGATTATTTTCGTAATGAAGGCTTTGAAGTAATCGAAGCAGAAGATGGAAAGAAAGCGTTAGAGTTATTTGCAGAGCATGAAATTGATTTAATTATGTTAGATATTATGTTACCGGAAATAGATGGATGGTCTGTTTGTAGACGAATTAGAAAAGAATCAGCAGTACCAATTATTATGTTGACAGCACGTTCGGATGAGGATGATACATTGCTAGGTTTCGAATTAGGTGCAGACGAGTATGTAACGAAACCATTTAGTCCGAAAGTGTTAGTAGCTCGTGCAAAGACGTTATTGAAACGTGCGGATGGCGCGGTAGGAGTAGCGGAAGAAAATGCTATGTCTTTAGCTGGAATTGAAGTGAATCGTCTATCTAGAACTGTTTTAGTAGATGGAGAAGAAATTATATTGACACATAAAGAATTTGAACTTCTCGTTTATTTAATGGAGAACAAAGGAATCGTATTATCACGTCAACATTTATTAGACCAGTTATGGGGATATGACTATTACGGTGATGACCGAACGGTTGATACCCATATTAAAAAACTTCGAAATAAGTTAGGAGATAAAGCGAAGCATATCGGTACTGTTATTCGAGTTGGTTATAAATTTGAAGAATAA